Proteins encoded in a region of the Ornithodoros turicata isolate Travis chromosome 3, ASM3712646v1, whole genome shotgun sequence genome:
- the LOC135387877 gene encoding chitinase-3-like protein 1 — MEGSRSTAQLDAKANKPETKPPRTPVVKTQLTRQQVRQIIQARVDAKTRERGKPHRTVYYVWYFANVIWAVLAFPIGISLITYVRVQRKNESAIAEPLPVGLTGRPPVPTGRAIVETAYCNIPSIKIDKSWKPPFLDIPETFPKAVPSNRSIFCVFNHTSYQRHEAFRTGYINGHLCTHLMYSSAKLSDDVISSANQEFDVIKEGFLNLASLKSKYPHLKVLISVGEYERGSSVFSQMAANEARRSRFVAHAVSWLRENDYDGINIEWMNPADRCGSSADVANFVQLVQQLRHKLGDKYLICITLPPSKVRRTLGYDLHALAPSADYFLVDTRNLHDMHPNVTHCQVPLDAEGPSLTSVLREVLSELPANSSRKVCFGVSLAGISFTVNTSVSTYHSERRTIIGPGLEGNLTGTKGRLAFFEICQFEGSTKMGTMDVKEICSYQLYDDYWIGYESKFSLVTKLSEMFRKEEFKELCVVVWEIDMDDFKGRCKMGSTPLLKTIYDEASGQSDNQTSL, encoded by the coding sequence ATGGAAGGTTCCAGAAGCACAGCTCAGCTCGATGCCAAAGCCAACAAACCAGAGACCAAGCCCCCTCGTACTCCTGTGGTAAAGACGCAACTGACGCGGCAACAGGTCAGACAAATTATTCAAGCCCGAGTGGACGCCAAGACGCGCGAACGTGGCAAGCCGCACAGAACAGTCTACTACGTCTGGTACTTCGCCAACGTCATCTGGGCCGTGCTAGCATTCCCAATTGGGATAAGCTTGATTACCTATGTGCGTGTGCAGCGTAAGAACGAAAGTGCCATCGCCGAACCACTCCCTGTGGGTCTGACAGGTCGCCCGCCGGTCCCAACCGGACGAGCTATTGTAGAGACAGCATACTGCAACATTCCCAGCATCAAGATTGACAAGTCCTGGAAACCTCCGTTCCTGGACATTCCCGAGACCTTTCCTAAGGCTGTACCGTCTAATCGCAGCATCTTCTGCGTCTTTAACCACACCAGCTACCAGCGTCACGAAGCGTTCCGTACAGGTTACATCAACGGTCACCTGTGCACGCATTTGATGTACTCATCCGCGAAGCTCTCGGACGACGTCATCTCAAGCGCCAACCAAGAGTTCGACGTCATCAAAGAAGGCTTCTTGAATTTGGCGTCTCTAAAGTCTAAGTACCCGCACTTAAAAGTGCTGATATCTGTCGGTGAGTACGAAAGGGGTTCGTCGGTCTTCAGCCAGATGGCAGCCAACGAAGCCAGGAGGTCCAGGTTCGTCGCGCATGCCGTCTCTTGGCTCAGGGAGAATGACTATGATGGAATCAACATAGAGTGGATGAACCCTGCGGACCGCTGCGGTTCATCTGCGGACGTAGCCAATTTTGTCCAACTTGTGCAACAGCTCCGGCATAAGCTGGGCGACAAATATCTCATATGCATCACCCTTCCGCCTTCAAAGGTGCGAAGGACGCTAGGGTACGACCTCCACGCTCTCGCTCCCTCAGCAGACTATTTCCTCGTGGACACTCGTAACCTTCATGACATGCACCCCAACGTAACCCATTGTCAAGTTCCCCTCGACGCGGAGGGGCCGTCTCTCACGAGTGTCCTTCGGGAAGTCTTGAGTGAGCTGCCCGCGAACAGCAGCAGGAAGGTCTGCTTCGGCGTGTCTCTAGCGGGCATCTCATTCACCGTCAACACCAGCGTTTCGACCTACCACAGCGAGAGGAGGACAATTATCGGCCCTGGACTAGAAGGTAACCTGACGGGGACTAAGGGACGCCTCGCGTTTTTTGAAATATGCCAATTTGAAGGAAGCACCAAGATGGGTACCATGGACGTAAAGGAGATCTGCTCTTACCAGTTGTACGACGACTATTGGATAGGATACGAGAGTAAGTTCTCGTTGGTGACGAAGTTGTCTGAAATGTTCAGAAAGGAAGAGTTCAAGGAACTTTGCGTTGTTGTCTGGGAGATTGACATGGACGATTTCAAAGGCAGGTGCAAGATGGGATCCACGCCCCTGCTGAAGACCATTTATGACGAAGCGTCCGGACAGAGCGACAACCAAACTTCGTTATGA
- the LOC135387882 gene encoding uncharacterized protein LOC135387882 isoform X1 has translation MTGFFFLEQDWRSPSVLSWFCVAFYVRCLVKLRDSRLHAMKRAVHQRNNWMCHYWCCCWSRRHSSPTQNGVPFDDLKVKVLAKLDEGFDSLKFLQRLGEVQMSEPNFSALIQVCNDYLWTKTTVERAFRKFPRNQATVSEKKIFRDVLIQLYKYITKSIIMLLTQVGLRCPQNATAELGNVLELLLKSVQCIAHHESLRVTVSKFPAMNVRLLVKGARARDAELDFVSVMKAMKKELLQRRNTIKASSWLPFIV, from the exons ATGACGGGCTTCTTCTTCCTTGAGCAGGACTGGCGGTCTCCCTCGGTTCTCTCCTGGTTCTGCGTTGCCTTCTATGTTCGGTGCCTTGTGAAATTACGCGATTCGCGTCTACATGCAATGAAGCGGGCTGTGCACCAACGGAACAACTGGATGTGCCACTAttggtgctgctgctggtcgCGCAGACACTCTTCGCCGACACAGAATGG CGTTCCGTTCGACGATCTCAAAGTGAAGGTTCTCGCGAAGCTAGACGAAGGCTTCGACTCGCTAAAATTTCTCCAACGGCTCGGCGAGGTCCAGATGAGCGAACCGAACTTCAGTGCTCTCATTCAGGTTTGCAACGACTACTTGTGGACGAAAACAACCGTGGAACGCGCCTTCCGAAAGTTCCCGCGGAATCAAGCCACCGTTTCTGAAAAGAAGATCTTCCGGGATGTACTCATCCAGCTGTACAAGTACATCACCAAGAGCATCATCATGCTTCTAACACAGGTTGGACTTCGATGTCCGCAGAATGCCACCGCGGAACTGGGAAACGTACTGGAGTTACTTCTGAAAAGCGTTCAGTGTATCGCCCATCACGAGAGTTTGCGCGTAACGGTTAGTAAGTTCCCTGCAATGAACGTCCGGCTATTGGTCAAGGGTGCTCGTGCCAGAGACGCTGAACTTGACTTTGTGTCTGTCATGAAAGCGATGAAAAAAGAACTACTCCAACGAAGAAACACTATCAAAGCCAGTTCCTGGTTGCCGTTTATAGTGTGA